A single region of the Plantactinospora soyae genome encodes:
- a CDS encoding epoxide hydrolase family protein, with the protein MIKPFRIDIPQADLDDLADRLSRTRWPNEVADAGWDYGFPLARLKELAEYWRTGYDWREHEAKLNELPHFSTEIDDQNIHFVHVRSSKPDALALILTHGWPGSFLEFLDVIEPLSRDFHLVIPSIPGFGFSGPTQERGWDIVRVARTWAELMRRLGYERYGAQGGDFGAGISTALGAVAPEQVVGVHVNYLPTRPDPDVEVSEADEARLDKIRKLMANRPPYQALQATTPQTIGYALTDSPVGQLAWIAERFAQWTDPRTPISDERMLTDISLYWLTATAASSARLSRETPRRVEPCPVPVGVAVFAQDITQSVRPLAERLYDIRHWSEFERGGHFAAMEVPELLAEDIRDFFLTQIRHESRVATR; encoded by the coding sequence ATGATCAAGCCGTTCCGCATCGACATCCCCCAGGCCGACCTCGACGACCTGGCCGACCGGCTCTCCCGCACCCGCTGGCCCAACGAGGTCGCCGACGCCGGGTGGGACTACGGCTTTCCGCTGGCGCGGCTCAAGGAACTGGCCGAGTACTGGCGCACCGGCTATGACTGGCGCGAGCATGAGGCCAAGCTCAACGAGCTTCCGCACTTCAGCACCGAAATCGACGACCAGAACATCCACTTCGTCCACGTCCGGTCTTCGAAACCGGACGCGCTCGCGCTGATCCTCACCCACGGCTGGCCCGGCTCGTTCCTGGAGTTCCTCGACGTGATTGAGCCGCTGTCGCGCGACTTCCACCTGGTGATCCCGTCCATCCCGGGTTTCGGCTTCTCCGGGCCGACCCAGGAGCGGGGCTGGGACATCGTCCGGGTCGCGCGGACCTGGGCTGAGCTGATGCGCCGGCTCGGGTACGAGCGTTACGGCGCGCAGGGCGGCGACTTCGGCGCGGGCATCTCGACGGCGCTCGGCGCGGTGGCACCCGAGCAGGTCGTCGGGGTGCACGTCAACTACCTGCCGACCCGGCCGGACCCCGACGTCGAGGTGTCCGAAGCGGATGAGGCCCGACTGGACAAAATCAGGAAGCTGATGGCGAACCGGCCGCCGTACCAGGCTCTGCAGGCCACCACGCCGCAGACCATCGGGTACGCGCTGACCGACTCACCGGTCGGCCAGCTGGCCTGGATCGCCGAGCGCTTCGCGCAGTGGACCGACCCTCGTACGCCGATCAGTGACGAGCGGATGCTCACCGACATCTCGCTGTACTGGCTGACCGCCACCGCAGCCTCCTCGGCGCGGCTGTCCCGGGAGACACCGCGGCGGGTCGAACCGTGCCCGGTACCGGTCGGCGTGGCGGTGTTCGCGCAGGACATCACGCAGTCGGTACGACCGCTGGCCGAGCGGCTGTACGACATCAGGCACTGGTCGGAGTTCGAGCGCGGCGGCCACTTCGCCGCGATGGAGGTGCCGGAGCTGCTCGCCGAGGACATCCGGGACTTCTTCCTTACCCAGATCAGACACGAATCCCGGGTCGCCACCCGCTAG
- a CDS encoding MarR family winged helix-turn-helix transcriptional regulator, which yields MPDQPEETPASWERLPSWLLTQTANHAHRLVAEGFSSVNARGYHYRLLATLEHLGPASQATLGRRSGIHLSEMVATINELADRKLVERAPDPSDRRRNIISLTAGGKRQLRRLEKQLAEAQDELLAPLSPEERQRLTELLSRLLDHHDRRTGTPG from the coding sequence GTGCCGGACCAACCCGAGGAGACGCCCGCCAGCTGGGAGCGCCTGCCCAGCTGGCTGCTGACCCAGACCGCCAACCACGCGCACCGCCTGGTGGCCGAGGGGTTCTCCTCCGTCAACGCCCGCGGCTACCACTACCGCCTGCTGGCGACGCTGGAACATCTCGGCCCGGCCAGCCAGGCCACGCTGGGCCGACGGAGCGGCATCCACCTCAGCGAGATGGTCGCGACGATCAACGAACTCGCCGATCGCAAACTGGTCGAGCGCGCCCCGGACCCCTCCGATCGGCGGCGCAACATCATCTCGCTCACCGCCGGGGGCAAGCGGCAACTGCGGCGTCTGGAGAAGCAGCTGGCCGAAGCCCAGGACGAACTGCTGGCCCCCCTGTCACCCGAGGAGCGGCAGCGGTTGACCGAGCTGCTGTCCAGGCTGTTGGACCACCACGACCGGCGAACCGGCACCCCCGGATAG